From the genome of Aliarcobacter lanthieri:
ATCCACAAGATTGTAAAGATGCTTTAGTTATAGCAGAAACAGTAAGAGATGAGTATGTTTTAATAGCAACTGGAACTGTAAGAGCAAGAGGAGAAGGGTTAGAAAACCCAAATTTAGATACAGGTAAAATTGAGATTATTTTAGAAAATTTAATCATTGAAAATAAAAGTAAAGCTATGCCTTTTGATATTAATGATGAGAAAGTAAATGATGAAATAAAATTAAGAAACAGATTTTTAGAATTAAGAAGTAAAAAATCATTTGATATTTTCCAATTAAGAAGTAAAGCAACTATTCAAGCAAGAAATACTCTTGATGAGTTAGGATTTTTAGATGTTGAAACTCCAATTCTAACAAAATCTACACCAGAAGGTGCAAGAGATTATTTAGTTCCTTCAAGAGTTCATGCTGGGGAATTTTATGCACTTCCTCAATCTCCACAACTATTCAAACAACTTTTAATGGTTGCAGGTTTTGATAGATATTTCCAAATAGCAAAATGTTTTAGAGATGAAGATTTAAGAGCAGATAGACAACCTGAATTTACTCAAATAGATGTTGAGATGAGTTTTTGTACTCAAGAAGATGTTATTGGTGTTGCTGAAAAACTAATCTATGATGTATTTACAAAGTGCGGAAAAGATATACCAAAAACTTTTAGAAGAATGAAATATTCTGAAGCTATGGAAAACTATGGAAGTGATAAACCTGATTTGAGATTTGATATGCCTTTAATTGATGTTATAGATATTTTTTCAAAATCTTCAAATGAGATATTTAGTGAAATTGCAAAAGATAAAAAATCAAATAGAATAAAAGCTTTAAGATGTCCAAATGGAGATAATATTTTTTCAAAAAGACAGATGAAAGGTTTTGAAGATTATGTAAGAAAATTTGGTGCAAAAGGTCTTGGATACTTTCAAATGAAAGAAGATGGTCTTAAAGGACCACTTACAAAATTCTTTAGTGATGAAGATTTAGAAGATATAGTAAAAGTTACGAACCTTGAAGTTGGTGATGTAGTATTTTTTGGAGCAGGGGATAAAAAAACAGTTTGGGATTATATGGGAAGATTTAGACTTTTCCTTGCAAATGAAATGAATATAGTTCCAGCTGATAAATATGAGTTCTTATGGGTTGTTGATTTTCCTATGTTTGAAGTTGAAGATGGAAGAACAAAAGCTCTTCATCATCCATTTACTATGCCAAAAGATTTAAATAAAGATGATTTAGAAGAGATTGAATCAATAGCTTATGATATTGTTTTAAATGGAACAGAATTAGGTGGTGGAAGTATAAGAATACATAAAGAAGAGATTCAATCGAAAGTATTTGAACTTATGGGAATAGATGAAGTTGAAGCAAAAGAAAAATTTGGTTTCTTGCTTGATGCACTTCAATATGGAGCACCATCTCATGGTGGATTTGCATTAGGACTTGATAGAATGATAATGCTTTTAGCAGGAACTGATTCTATAAGAGATGTTATTGCATTTCCAAAAACTCAAAAAGCTCAATGTTTATTAACTCAAGCACCTTCAAGTGTAGATGAAACTCAACTAAAAGAGTTACATATAAGAGTTAGAAAAAGTGTTGAGAGCTAATATAGCTCTCAATACAACCTCAGATTTTAATACATCAAGTTTAAAATAAATTCTTTTATATTTATTATCATAAAATATTAAAATAAATGTTTATATCAAAGTTTTTTTTCGATAAAATGTCCAGATTTTTTTAATCATACACAAAATAGGAGAATAAAAAGTTATTTTTTAATGAACTTTTTTGAACATAAAAGTTCAACACAACTCAAAGTAGCCCTAATAGGAGATTGTTATGAAAGAGGAAACAATAAATTATAAGGGTATAAATATAAAAAATGAGTTATATCCGATTATAAAATATATTGAAGATGTAGATAAATATAAAGATGAATTAACTGCTTTAAACTCATCTTGGGATATTTTATCACTTCTAGGACAACTTGGCGATATTAACATAGATATAGGAAAAACAAAAGAGAATTTTCTAAATCTTACTTCAACACTATTAAATCACTTAGCTATTCAACAAATAAAAAAAGTTACTCAAGAGATAAATTTTAAATCACAAGTTGCTATTGATATTTTAGTTCGAAATCTTTTTGAAAGACGAGCTGATATTGGGTTTTTAGCAACAGATGATGAAATAAGAGGTTTCTTAGAAAAATTTATATCAAAATATGATGATAATAGTATGCTTTTAAAGCAAGATATTAAAAAAAGATTTGAAGAATATATCTCTAAATATTCAGTTTATTTTGATATTGTTTTATTTGATATTCACGGTAAAATAGCTGCTAGAGTGAATGAAAATATAAATGTTGAAAGAGTAGATATATCATTTATTCAAAAAGTTTTAAATACAAATGAAGATTATGTTGAAACTTATCAATTTCATGATTTTATACCAAAATATCCAAAATCATTAGTTTATTCATATAAAATTACAAATAATAATGAGAATTTAGGAGTTCTATCTCTTTGTTTTAAGTTTAAAGATGAAATGCGAGTTATTTTTAATAATCTTATAAATCAAAGAAATAAAGAGTGCTTAACAATCATTGATGAAAATGGTTATGTATTAGCAAGTAGTCATAGAGAACATATAGATTTAGGTACAAAATTACCAATAATTTTAGAGGAAAAATACAAAATTGTATCATTTTCAGGACGAGACTATATAGC
Proteins encoded in this window:
- the aspS gene encoding aspartate--tRNA ligase: MRTHYCTSVRENLIGEKVTVAGWVNSRRDHGGIIFIDLRDKSGLVQLVADPQDCKDALVIAETVRDEYVLIATGTVRARGEGLENPNLDTGKIEIILENLIIENKSKAMPFDINDEKVNDEIKLRNRFLELRSKKSFDIFQLRSKATIQARNTLDELGFLDVETPILTKSTPEGARDYLVPSRVHAGEFYALPQSPQLFKQLLMVAGFDRYFQIAKCFRDEDLRADRQPEFTQIDVEMSFCTQEDVIGVAEKLIYDVFTKCGKDIPKTFRRMKYSEAMENYGSDKPDLRFDMPLIDVIDIFSKSSNEIFSEIAKDKKSNRIKALRCPNGDNIFSKRQMKGFEDYVRKFGAKGLGYFQMKEDGLKGPLTKFFSDEDLEDIVKVTNLEVGDVVFFGAGDKKTVWDYMGRFRLFLANEMNIVPADKYEFLWVVDFPMFEVEDGRTKALHHPFTMPKDLNKDDLEEIESIAYDIVLNGTELGGGSIRIHKEEIQSKVFELMGIDEVEAKEKFGFLLDALQYGAPSHGGFALGLDRMIMLLAGTDSIRDVIAFPKTQKAQCLLTQAPSSVDETQLKELHIRVRKSVES